From the Solanum lycopersicum chromosome 10, SLM_r2.1 genome, one window contains:
- the LOC101255152 gene encoding villin-3-like isoform X1, producing the protein MSNSVKALEPAFQGAGQRIGTEIWRIEDFQPVPLPKSECGKFYSGDSYIILQTTSGKGGSYIYDIHFWLGKNTSQDEAGTAAIKTVELDAIIGGRAVQHREIQGHESDKFLSYFKPCLIPLEGGVASGFKKPEEEEFETRLYVCKGKRVVRMKQVPFSRSSLNHDDVFILDSKDKIYQFNGANSNIQERAKALEVIQFLKDKYHEGTCDVAIVDDGNLQAETDSGSFWVLFGGFAPIGKKVTSEDDIVPEKTPAKLYSITDGQVSPVDGEFSKSSLENNKCFLLDCGAEVFVWVGRVTQLEERKAATQAAEEFLSSQNRPKSTHVTRLIQGYETYSFKSNFDSWPSGSAPAAEEGRGKVAALLKQQGIGVKGASKSAPVNEEVPPLLEGGGKIEVWRINGSAKTSVTGDDIGKFHCGDCYIILYTYHHSDRKEDYYLCWWIGKDSVEEDQNMAAKLASTMCNSLKGRPVLGRIYQGKEPPQFVANFQPMLVLKGGLSSGYKNYVADKGLNDETYTADSVALIRVSGTSVHNNKAVQVDAVAASLNSNECFLLQSGSSVFSWHGNQSTYEQQQLTAKLAEFLKPGVTVKHTKEGTESSSFWFAVGGKQSYTSKKVAPEVTRDPHLFAYSINKGASLILNFMSYFLCE; encoded by the exons ATGTCTAACTCTGTTAAAGCCTTAGAACCTGCATTTCAAGGTGCGGGTCAGAGAAT AGGGACCGAAATTTGGAGAATTGAGGATTTCCAACCAGTTCCATTGCCAAAGTCCGAATGTGGCAAATTCTACTCGGGTGATTCTTACATCATCTTGCAG ACAACTTCTGGCAAGggaggttcttatatatatgatatacacTTCTGGCTTGGGAAGAATACTAGTCAG GATGAAGCTGGAACTGCAGCTATCAAAACTGTCGAGCTTGACGCAATTATTGGAGGGAGAGCAGTGCAGCATAGGGAAATCCAAGGTCATGAATCAGACAAATTTTTATCATACTTTAAGCCATGCCTTATACCATTAGAAGGTGGTGTTGCATCTGGATTCAAGAAaccagaagaagaagaatttgaaaCAAGGCTGTATGTCTGCAAGGGCAAACGAGTTGTCAGGATGAAGCAG GTCCCATTTTCCCGGTCCTCTCTAAATCATGATGATGTGTTCATTCTGGACTCTAAAGACAAGATATATCAGTTCAATGGTGCAAATTCCAATATCCAGGAGAGGGCCAAAGCATTAGAAGTTATTCAGTTCTTGAAGGACAAGTATCACGAGGGGACATGTGATGTTGCAATTGTTG ATGATGGGAATTTACAAGCTGAAACGGATTCCGGTTCGTTCTGGGTGCTCTTTGGTGGCTTTGCTCCAATTGGCAAAAAGGTTACTAGTGAAGATGATATTGTTCCAGAGAAGACACCTGCTAAACTTTATAG CATTACTGATGGTCAAGTCAGTCCTGTGGATGGTGAATTTTCAAAATCCAGCTTAGAAAACAATAAATGCTTTCTTTTGGATTGTGGTGCTGAGGTGTTTGTTTGGGTTGGCCGTGTAACTCAACTGGAAGAGAGGAAAGCTGCCACTCAAGCTGCAGAG GAATTTCTTTCCAGTCAAAATAGACCCAAGTCAACACATGTAACCCGACTTATTCAAGGCTATGAAACATATTCATTCAAGTCCAACTTTGACTCTTGGCCATCAGGGTCTGCACCGGCTGCTGAGGAGGGAAGAGGAAAAGTAGCAG CTTTGCTGAAGCAACAAGGAATTGGTGTTAAAGGTGCTAGCAAAAGTGCTCCTGTAAATGAGGAAGTCCCTCCGTTGCTTGAAGGGGGTGGAAAAATAGAG GTTTGGCGTATCAATGGTAGTGCAAAGACCTCAGTCACCGGAGATGATATTGGTAAATTTCACTGTGGAGATTGCTATATCATTCTTTACACATACCACCACAGTGACAGGAAAGAAGATTATTATCTATGCTGGTGGATTGGAAAGGATAGCGTTGAG GAGGACCAAAACATGGCTGCCAAATTGGCTAGTACAATGTGCAATTCACTTAAAGGGAGACCAGTGCTG GGTCGCATATATCAAGGAAAAGAACCACCACAATTTGTTGCAAACTTCCAGCCCATGTTGGTCCTTAAG GGTGGATTAAGCTCTGGCtataaaaattatgttgcagACAAAGGCCTGAATGATGAAACCTACACTGCTGATTCTGTGGCACTTATTCGAGTATCTGGAACTTCTGTGCATAACAACAAAGCAGTTCAAGTTGATGCC GTGGCAGCTTCACTGAACTCTAATGAGTGTTTTCTTCTGCAATCTGGCTCATCAGTATTTAGTTGGCATGGAAACCAGAGTACCTATGAGCAGCAGCAATTAACAGCAAAACTTGCAGAATTCTTGAAG CCAGGAGTGACTGTAAAACATACTAAAGAAGGAACGGAGAGCTCATCTTTCTGGTTTGCTGTGGGAGGAAAACAAAGTTACACCAGCAAAAAAGTAGCCCCAGAGGTCACCAGAGACCCCCACTTGTTTGCTTATTCCATTAATAAAGGTGCATCCCTGATTCTTAATTTCATGAGCTACTTTCTTTGCGAATAA
- the LOC101255152 gene encoding villin-2-like isoform X2, translated as MSNSVKALEPAFQGAGQRIGTEIWRIEDFQPVPLPKSECGKFYSGDSYIILQTTSGKGGSYIYDIHFWLGKNTSQDEAGTAAIKTVELDAIIGGRAVQHREIQGHESDKFLSYFKPCLIPLEGGVASGFKKPEEEEFETRLYVCKGKRVVRMKQVPFSRSSLNHDDVFILDSKDKIYQFNGANSNIQERAKALEVIQFLKDKYHEGTCDVAIVDDGNLQAETDSGSFWVLFGGFAPIGKKVTSEDDIVPEKTPAKLYSITDGQVSPVDGEFSKSSLENNKCFLLDCGAEVFVWVGRVTQLEERKAATQAAEEFLSSQNRPKSTHVTRLIQGYETYSFKSNFDSWPSGSAPAAEEGRGKVAALLKQQGIGVKGASKSAPVNEEVPPLLEGGGKIEVWRINGSAKTSVTGDDIGKFHCGDCYIILYTYHHSDRKEDYYLCWWIGKDSVEEDQNMAAKLASTMCNSLKGRPVLGRIYQGKEPPQFVANFQPMLVLKGGLSSGYKNYVADKGLNDETYTADSVALIRVSGTSVHNNKAVQVDAVAASLNSNECFLLQSGSSVFSWHGNQSTYEQQQLTAKLAEFLKPGVTVKHTKEGTESSSFWFAVGGKQSYTSKKVAPEVTRDPHLFAYSINKGKFEIEEIYNFCQDDLLTEDVLLLDTHAEVFVWVGQSSDPKEKQSSFEIGQKYIEMAACLEGLSLNVPLYKVTEGNEPCFFTTFFSWDPAKAIAHGNSFQKKVMLLFGVGHASEKQPRSNGTNNGGSTQRASALAALNSAFNSPSPAKSGSSPRSGRSPGSQRAAAIAALSSVLSAEKKQSPEGSSPLRLSRTSSVDPIPLGNGVSTTEVLGSKEVPEFKETEKVEHAEADGEDIGPKPEPEQEETDTDGSQTTYSYERLKAKSKNPVTRIDFKRREAYLSDEEFQSILKMTKESFYKLPKWKQDIHKKKVDLF; from the exons ATGTCTAACTCTGTTAAAGCCTTAGAACCTGCATTTCAAGGTGCGGGTCAGAGAAT AGGGACCGAAATTTGGAGAATTGAGGATTTCCAACCAGTTCCATTGCCAAAGTCCGAATGTGGCAAATTCTACTCGGGTGATTCTTACATCATCTTGCAG ACAACTTCTGGCAAGggaggttcttatatatatgatatacacTTCTGGCTTGGGAAGAATACTAGTCAG GATGAAGCTGGAACTGCAGCTATCAAAACTGTCGAGCTTGACGCAATTATTGGAGGGAGAGCAGTGCAGCATAGGGAAATCCAAGGTCATGAATCAGACAAATTTTTATCATACTTTAAGCCATGCCTTATACCATTAGAAGGTGGTGTTGCATCTGGATTCAAGAAaccagaagaagaagaatttgaaaCAAGGCTGTATGTCTGCAAGGGCAAACGAGTTGTCAGGATGAAGCAG GTCCCATTTTCCCGGTCCTCTCTAAATCATGATGATGTGTTCATTCTGGACTCTAAAGACAAGATATATCAGTTCAATGGTGCAAATTCCAATATCCAGGAGAGGGCCAAAGCATTAGAAGTTATTCAGTTCTTGAAGGACAAGTATCACGAGGGGACATGTGATGTTGCAATTGTTG ATGATGGGAATTTACAAGCTGAAACGGATTCCGGTTCGTTCTGGGTGCTCTTTGGTGGCTTTGCTCCAATTGGCAAAAAGGTTACTAGTGAAGATGATATTGTTCCAGAGAAGACACCTGCTAAACTTTATAG CATTACTGATGGTCAAGTCAGTCCTGTGGATGGTGAATTTTCAAAATCCAGCTTAGAAAACAATAAATGCTTTCTTTTGGATTGTGGTGCTGAGGTGTTTGTTTGGGTTGGCCGTGTAACTCAACTGGAAGAGAGGAAAGCTGCCACTCAAGCTGCAGAG GAATTTCTTTCCAGTCAAAATAGACCCAAGTCAACACATGTAACCCGACTTATTCAAGGCTATGAAACATATTCATTCAAGTCCAACTTTGACTCTTGGCCATCAGGGTCTGCACCGGCTGCTGAGGAGGGAAGAGGAAAAGTAGCAG CTTTGCTGAAGCAACAAGGAATTGGTGTTAAAGGTGCTAGCAAAAGTGCTCCTGTAAATGAGGAAGTCCCTCCGTTGCTTGAAGGGGGTGGAAAAATAGAG GTTTGGCGTATCAATGGTAGTGCAAAGACCTCAGTCACCGGAGATGATATTGGTAAATTTCACTGTGGAGATTGCTATATCATTCTTTACACATACCACCACAGTGACAGGAAAGAAGATTATTATCTATGCTGGTGGATTGGAAAGGATAGCGTTGAG GAGGACCAAAACATGGCTGCCAAATTGGCTAGTACAATGTGCAATTCACTTAAAGGGAGACCAGTGCTG GGTCGCATATATCAAGGAAAAGAACCACCACAATTTGTTGCAAACTTCCAGCCCATGTTGGTCCTTAAG GGTGGATTAAGCTCTGGCtataaaaattatgttgcagACAAAGGCCTGAATGATGAAACCTACACTGCTGATTCTGTGGCACTTATTCGAGTATCTGGAACTTCTGTGCATAACAACAAAGCAGTTCAAGTTGATGCC GTGGCAGCTTCACTGAACTCTAATGAGTGTTTTCTTCTGCAATCTGGCTCATCAGTATTTAGTTGGCATGGAAACCAGAGTACCTATGAGCAGCAGCAATTAACAGCAAAACTTGCAGAATTCTTGAAG CCAGGAGTGACTGTAAAACATACTAAAGAAGGAACGGAGAGCTCATCTTTCTGGTTTGCTGTGGGAGGAAAACAAAGTTACACCAGCAAAAAAGTAGCCCCAGAGGTCACCAGAGACCCCCACTTGTTTGCTTATTCCATTAATAAAG GAAAATTTGAG ATTGAAGAAATCTACAACTTCTGTCAAGATGATTTATTGACTGAGGATGTTTTATTACTTGATACACATGCTGAAGTGTTTGTTTGGGTTGGTCAGTCATCAGATCCCAAAGAAAAGCAAAGTTCTTTTGAAATTGGACAG AAATACATAGAGATGGCTGCATGTTTGGAAGGGCTGTCTCTTAATGTTCCATTGTATAAAGTTACAGAAGGAAATGAGCCTTGCTTCTTTACAACATTTTTCTCCTGGGATCCTGCAAAAGCTATT GCACACGGAAACTCATTCCAGAAGAAGGTTATGCTACTCTTTGGAGTTGGTCATGCTTCAGAG AAACAGCCAAGGTCCAATGGTACAAATAATGGTGGGTCAACCCAAAGAGCTTCTGCTTTGGCTGCTTTAAACTCTGCATTTAATTCACCATCTCCAGCAAAATCTGGTTCTTCACCAAGGTCAGGGAGAAGTCCTGGTTCACAAAGAGCAGCTGCAATAGCTGCTTTATCTTCTGTTCTCAGTGCTGAAAAGAAGCAGTCACCCGAGGGCAGCTCTCCACTCCGATTAAGTAGAACTTCATCAGTAGATCCTATTCCCCTTG GGAATGGAGTTTCTACTACTGAGGTTTTAGGTTCTAAAGAAGTTCCAGAATTCAAGGAGACTGAGAAAGTTGAGCATGCAGAGGCTGATGGGGAAGACATAGGACCGAAGCCAGAACCAGAACAGGAGGAAACTGATACTGATGGTAGTCAGACTACATATAGCTATGAACGGCTGAAGGCTAAATCTAAAAATCCTGTCACCCGGATTGATTTCAAAAGGAGAGAG GCTTATCTCTCTGACGAGGAATTCCAGTCCATACTGAAAATGACAAAAGAATCTTTCTATAAGTTGCCTAAATGGAAGCAAGATATCCACAAGAAGAAGGTCGATCTCTTCTAA